The following coding sequences lie in one Massilia sp. KIM genomic window:
- a CDS encoding class I SAM-dependent methyltransferase, translated as MTEPIQPAPGGAPMPDTPQPDFAAIKRRQQTTWASGDFAIIGVTLQIVGESLAEAADVRAGERVIDIAAGNGNATLAAARRFAQVTSTDYVPALLEKGRARAAAEGLVVDFREADAEALPVADASFDLALSTFGVMFTPDHARSAAEMKRVVRGGGRIAMANWTPQGFLGDMFRTLGKHVPPPAGVVSPLQWGTEEHLRELFEDVAGSLRATRRMFNFRYASPQHMLQVFRDFYGPVHMAFRSLDELAGAKLEGDLLDLLERSNTGGPSSLVIPAEYLEAVITKRSELLH; from the coding sequence ATGACCGAACCCATCCAACCCGCGCCCGGAGGGGCGCCCATGCCCGACACGCCGCAGCCCGATTTCGCCGCCATCAAGCGGCGCCAGCAGACCACCTGGGCCAGCGGCGACTTCGCCATCATCGGCGTGACCCTGCAGATCGTCGGCGAGTCGCTGGCCGAGGCGGCCGACGTCCGCGCCGGCGAGCGCGTGATCGACATCGCAGCCGGCAACGGCAACGCCACCCTGGCGGCGGCGCGCCGCTTCGCCCAGGTCACCTCGACCGACTACGTGCCGGCCCTGCTCGAGAAGGGCAGGGCGCGCGCCGCCGCCGAAGGCCTGGTGGTCGACTTCCGCGAGGCCGACGCCGAGGCGCTGCCCGTCGCCGACGCCAGCTTCGACCTGGCCCTGTCCACCTTCGGCGTCATGTTCACGCCCGACCATGCGCGCAGCGCCGCCGAGATGAAGCGGGTGGTGCGCGGCGGCGGCCGCATCGCGATGGCAAACTGGACGCCACAGGGTTTTCTGGGCGACATGTTCCGCACTTTAGGCAAGCATGTTCCTCCGCCGGCCGGGGTCGTTTCGCCGCTGCAATGGGGAACGGAAGAGCACCTGCGCGAGCTGTTCGAGGACGTGGCCGGCAGCCTGCGCGCCACGCGCAGGATGTTCAACTTCCGCTACGCCTCGCCCCAGCACATGCTGCAGGTGTTCCGCGACTTCTACGGACCGGTCCACATGGCCTTCCGCTCGCTCGACGAACTGGCCGGCGCCAAGCTGGAAGGCGACCTGCTCGACCTGCTCGAACGCAGCAATACGGGCGGACCGTCCTCGCTGGTGATACCCGCCGAATACCTCGAAGCGGTGATCACCAAGCGCAGCGAGCTCTTGCACTAA
- a CDS encoding DUF2256 domain-containing protein: MKMRKKSALPTKICACCGLPFTWRKKWERDWEQVKYCSERCRRLGPAPQAGSTRRA, translated from the coding sequence ATGAAAATGCGTAAGAAGTCGGCGCTTCCGACCAAGATATGCGCATGCTGTGGCTTGCCGTTTACCTGGCGCAAGAAGTGGGAACGCGACTGGGAGCAGGTCAAGTATTGCTCGGAGCGCTGCCGGCGGCTCGGGCCTGCGCCACAGGCGGGTTCCACGCGCCGTGCATGA
- a CDS encoding host attachment protein, whose amino-acid sequence MPTTWIIAANAGRARIFADTGPAEPLQEVEDMVNSVMRMRTTETVTDRLGPTAAAGSSHNIGGNEAAGFAHNAKAGAPNKQYQPAQTPAEHEAEKFAKDVSHYLLEAHQQGRYQRLVISASPQFLGTLRANVDPQVKALIKSEFNKDYTHCNAQELRQQLQTQQEKANG is encoded by the coding sequence ATGCCAACAACCTGGATCATCGCGGCCAATGCGGGCCGTGCGCGCATCTTCGCCGATACCGGTCCCGCCGAACCGTTGCAGGAAGTCGAAGACATGGTCAATTCCGTCATGCGCATGCGCACGACCGAGACCGTCACCGACCGGCTGGGGCCGACCGCGGCCGCCGGCAGCAGCCACAACATCGGCGGCAACGAGGCGGCGGGCTTCGCCCACAACGCCAAGGCCGGCGCGCCCAACAAGCAGTACCAGCCGGCCCAGACGCCCGCCGAGCACGAAGCCGAGAAGTTCGCCAAGGACGTCTCCCACTATCTGCTGGAAGCGCACCAGCAGGGCCGCTACCAGCGCCTGGTGATCTCGGCCTCGCCGCAATTCCTCGGCACCCTGCGCGCCAACGTCGACCCGCAGGTCAAGGCCCTGATCAAGTCCGAATTCAACAAGGACTATACTCACTGCAACGCGCAGGAACTGCGCCAGCAGTTGCAGACCCAGCAGGAGAAAGCCAACGGCTAG
- a CDS encoding GGDEF domain-containing protein, whose protein sequence is MHAHKYDFDFRFFSELSKFVAAIEGDTGSSLFVIDLDALHNMQSDLGDSRKTLMLGELLQRLPSSQSYVYLQSARQGERFLLQQRLVDSNCLAYAEKPIANDMLVDKLFTLFVQKKRGDLLRLVCLGEAAALDAAALAAEQVEVILHADPMTLHLKVKEVQPEIVLIGDLEYERSEALVRVLKKNIEADPVREILLLQRRADPGLAGRALGSGFDALVQGPEPALVTAQLVNRASKIRVNRDLIGKDRATGLLNKVGLQKKTRELIRQAGREGRVLALGVVDIDKFKTINDTWGHHFGDIVIKRLSLTLASHMEEGDLLSRFGGEEFVVVLRDCTLDGAWRRLDAMRRAFGAIPFEVGPGDLRHFSFSGGLAAYPEYRSENELFLRADAMLYQAKESGRNRICHGPVAATGT, encoded by the coding sequence TTGCACGCGCATAAGTACGATTTCGACTTCCGTTTCTTCAGTGAGCTGAGCAAGTTCGTCGCGGCGATCGAGGGCGACACCGGCAGCAGCCTGTTCGTGATCGATCTCGACGCCCTGCACAACATGCAGTCCGACCTGGGCGACAGCCGCAAGACCCTGATGCTGGGCGAGCTCTTGCAGCGTCTGCCTTCCAGCCAGAGCTATGTCTACCTGCAGTCGGCGCGCCAGGGAGAGCGTTTCCTGCTGCAGCAGCGCCTGGTCGACAGCAATTGCCTGGCCTACGCGGAAAAGCCGATCGCCAACGACATGCTGGTCGACAAGCTGTTCACTCTGTTCGTCCAGAAAAAACGCGGCGACCTGTTGCGCCTGGTCTGCCTGGGCGAGGCCGCCGCCCTCGACGCCGCCGCGCTGGCGGCCGAGCAGGTCGAGGTGATCCTCCATGCCGACCCGATGACCCTGCACCTGAAGGTGAAGGAAGTCCAGCCCGAGATCGTCCTGATCGGCGACCTCGAGTACGAGCGCAGCGAGGCCCTGGTGCGCGTGCTCAAGAAAAACATCGAAGCCGATCCGGTGCGCGAAATCCTCTTGCTGCAGCGCCGCGCCGATCCCGGCCTGGCCGGGCGCGCGCTCGGCAGCGGCTTCGACGCCCTGGTGCAGGGGCCCGAGCCCGCGCTGGTGACGGCACAGCTGGTCAACCGCGCCAGCAAGATCCGGGTCAACCGCGACCTGATCGGCAAGGACCGCGCCACCGGCCTGCTCAACAAGGTGGGGCTGCAGAAGAAGACCCGGGAACTGATCCGCCAGGCCGGGCGCGAGGGGCGGGTGCTGGCCCTGGGCGTGGTCGACATCGACAAGTTCAAGACCATCAACGACACCTGGGGCCACCACTTCGGCGACATCGTCATCAAGCGCCTGTCGCTGACCCTGGCCAGCCACATGGAAGAGGGCGACCTGCTGAGCCGCTTCGGCGGCGAGGAATTCGTGGTGGTGCTGCGCGACTGCACGCTCGACGGCGCCTGGCGGCGCCTGGACGCGATGCGCCGCGCCTTCGGCGCCATTCCTTTCGAAGTCGGCCCCGGCGATCTGCGCCACTTCTCCTTCAGCGGCGGGCTGGCCGCCTACCCGGAATACCGCAGCGAGAACGAACTCTTCCTGCGCGCCGACGCCATGCTCTACCAGGCCAAGGAATCCGGCCGCAACCGCATCTGCCACGGCCCGGTCGCGGCCACCGGCACCTGA
- a CDS encoding DUF2945 domain-containing protein — protein sequence MTDTLKVGDKVEWHSSQGVVRGTVKKKLTAPTDIKGHHVAASKDHPEYLVVSDKTGAEAAHKADALKKV from the coding sequence ATGACGGACACACTCAAGGTCGGCGACAAGGTCGAATGGCATTCCTCGCAGGGCGTCGTGCGCGGCACGGTCAAGAAGAAACTGACCGCGCCCACAGACATCAAGGGGCACCATGTCGCCGCCAGCAAGGACCATCCCGAATACCTGGTCGTGAGCGACAAGACCGGCGCCGAGGCGGCGCACAAGGCCGACGCGCTGAAGAAGGTGTAG